The Arachis hypogaea cultivar Tifrunner chromosome 16, arahy.Tifrunner.gnm2.J5K5, whole genome shotgun sequence genome contains a region encoding:
- the LOC112697883 gene encoding heptahelical transmembrane protein 4-like, with protein sequence MGGEDEAVESVSGGCSRAGKRRRLWKKMKSQLVEYHALPSYLRDNEYILRHYRPEWPMKQVLLSIFTIHNETLNVWTHLIGFFIFLALTIYTAMKVPKVVDLNTLQHFPDLHKLQAELLTCLPSMPDFHKIRDELRTTLPSMDMLPSISSWHVKELLYNCLPERFFSANHTDSCVLHSVKEDLANIIAPLMIRPITRWPFFAFLGGAMFCLLASSVCHLLSCHSERISYIMLRLDYAGIAALISTSFYPPVYYSFMCYPFFCNLYLGFITILGIATILVSLLPVFQSPEFRTIRASLFFGMGLSGAGPILHKLYLFWGEPEVFHTTGYELLMGAFYGVGALIYVTRIPERWMPGKFDIAGHSHQLFHIFVVVGAYTHYRAGLVYLRWRDLRGC encoded by the coding sequence ATGGGTGGTGAAGACGAAGCGGTTGAGTCGGTTAGCGGTGGTTGTTCACGGGCAGGGAAAAGGAGGAGGctatggaagaagatgaagtCCCAGCTGGTGGAGTACCACGCTCTACCTAGTTACTTGAGGGACAACGAGTACATCCTCCGCCATTACCGCCCCGAATGGCCTATGAAGCAGGTCCTTCTCAGCATCTTCACCATCCACAATGAAACTCTCAATGTTTGGACGCATCTGATTGGATTTTTCATATTTCTGGCATTGACCATATACACTGCCATGAAAGTTCCAAAGGTTGTAGATCTTAATACACTGCAGCATTTTCCCGACCTGCACAAATTACAAGCAGAGCTTCTCACTTGCCTCCCTTCCATGCCTGATTTTCACAAGATCAGGGACGAGTTAAGGACTACGTTGCCCTCAATGGATATGCTTCCGTCAATCTCAAGTTGGCATGTAAAAGAACTTCTGTATAATTGTTTGCCGGAAAGATTTTTCAGTGCCAATCATACCGATTCTTGTGTTCTGCATAGTGTAAAGGAGGACCTGGCAAACATTATAGCACCACTGATGATTAGACCAATTACAAGGTGGCCTTTTTTCGCATTTTTAGGAGGGGCAATGTTTTGCTTGCTAGCTAGCAGTGTCTGCCATCTACTCTCTTGCCACTCCGAGCGCATATCTTACATTATGCTCAGGCTCGACTATGCTGGCATTGCAGCCCTGATATCTACCTCATTCTATCCCCCAGTATATTACTCTTTTATGTGTTATCCATTCTTCTGCAACCTTTACTTGGGATTCATTACCATATTGGGAATCGCCACTATCTTAGTTTCTCTCCTTCCAGTCTTTCAAAGTCCAGAATTCCGCACCATCCGGGCATCCCTCTTCTTTGGCATGGGTTTGTCTGGTGCAGGACCTATACTGCACAAGCTGTATTTGTTCTGGGGCGAGCCTGAGGTATTCCATACAACAGGTTATGAGCTTCTGATGGGTGCTTTCTATGGCGTTGGAGCACTGATCTATGTCACCAGGATTCCGGAACGGTGGATGCCTGGGAAATTTGACATTGCTGGACACAGTCACCAGTTGTTTCATATATTCGTCGTGGTTGGGGCGTATACTCATTATCGTGCTGGATTGGTTTATCTCAGGTGGCGTGACCTTAGGGGTTGCTGA